A region of Argentina anserina chromosome 5, drPotAnse1.1, whole genome shotgun sequence DNA encodes the following proteins:
- the LOC126793964 gene encoding leucine-rich repeat receptor-like serine/threonine-protein kinase BAM3 produces the protein MVLLPLIYLTLFSVLGIPCFASSLVSDFHILLTLKQGFRFSEPALSSWNSSSPRSVCSSWVGIRCSRGRVIALDLTDFSLHGSLSPVISGLDRLSDLSLAGNNLSGSIDLANLGSLRSLNISENQFSGSLDWNYSSIANLEVLDVYDNNFTAPLPLGILRLGNLRHLDLGGNFFYGKVPPSYRNLVSLEYLSLSGNDLQGRIPGELGNLTNLREIYLGYYNVFEGGIPKELGKLVNLVHMDLSSCELDGQIPHELGNLKSLDTLYLHINLLSGSIPRQLGNLTNLLYFDLSNNALTGEIPSEFSNLKQLKLFNLFMNRLHGSIPDYVADLPDLDTLGLWMNNFTGIVPQKLGQNGKLQLLDLSSNKLTGNIPPNLCSSNQLRILILLKNFLFGPIPLRLGTCSSLTRVRLGQNYLNGSIPNGLIYLPLLNLAELQDNYLSGTLSENANSSSQPALLGQLNLSNNLLSGSIPYSVSNFSSLQILSLSGNQLSGPIPPSIGQLSQVLNLDLSRNSLSDEIPVEIGNCLHLTYLDMSQNNLSGSIPSEISNIHILSYINMSRNHLNQSIPKSLGTMKSLTTADFSFNDLSGKLPETGQFAFFTASSFAGNPHLCGSLLNNPCNFTTITNTPRTARADLKLIFALGLLICSLVFAAAAIMKAKSFKRKGPESWKMTAFQKVEFTISDVLECVKDGNVIGRGGAGIVYHGKMPNGVEIAVKKLLGFGFGLAPNSSHDDHGFRAEIQTLGNIRHRNIVRLLAFCSNKETNLLVYEYMRNGSLGEALHVNNKKGGLFLSWNLRYKIAIEAAKGLCYLHHDCSPLILHRDVKSNNILLNSIFEAHVADFGLAKFLIDGGGASQCMSAIAGSYGYIAPEYAYTLRVDEKSDVYSFGVVLLELLTGRRPVGEFGEGVDIVQWSKNVTNCRKQDAANIVDPRLAVSVPKDEAMHLFFVAMLCVQENSVERPTMREVVQMLSEFPRAHSPNSSSKSSSLLPSQQLNDKQIDITCPPKCKQHNLV, from the exons ATGGTGTTGCTGCCTTTGATTTACTTGACACTTTTCTCTGTTCTAGGGATCCCCTGTTTCGCTTCTTCTTTGGTCAGTGACTTTCATATCTTACTCACACTCAAGCAGGGCTTCAGATTCTCAGAGCCTGCTCTAAGTAGTTGGAACTCTTCGTCTCCAAGATCAGTTTGTTCCAGCTGGGTTGGAATTCGATGCTCCAGAGGACGAGTCATTGCTCTCGACTTGACAGATTTCAGTCTACATGGTTCCCTTTCGCCTGTCATTTCCGGCCTCGACCGCCTTTCCGACCTCTCCCTAGCCGGAAACAACTTGTCAGGAAGCATTGACCTTGCAAACTTGGGCAGCCTCCGATCCCTCAACATCTCCGAGAACCAGTTCAGTGGGAGCCTAGACTGGAACTACTCCAGCATTGCCAACTTGGAGGTGCTTGATGTTTATGACAACAACTTCACTGCTCCACTTCCACTTGGGATTTTGAGATTGGGTAATCTCCGGCACTTGGATCTCGGAGGCAACTTCTTCTACGGGAAAGTCCCACCGTCATACCGCAATCTAGTCAGCTTGGAGTACTTGTCACTCTCAGGCAATGATCTGCAGGGTCGGATTCCTGGTGAGTTGGGGAATCTCACTAACCTGAGGGAAATCTACTTGGGCTACTACAATGTTTTTGAAGGTGGGATTCCAAAGGAGTTGGGGAAATTGGTGAATCTTGTTCACATGGATCTTTCAAGCTGTGAATTGGATGGACAGATTCCTCATGAGTTGGGGAATTTGAAGTCCCTTGACACGCTTTACTTGCATATCAATCTCCTCTCCGGCTCCATTCCAAGGCAGCTAGGCAACTTGACAAACTTGCTCTATTTTGATCTCTCCAACAATGCGCTCACCGGTGAAATTCCATCGGAGTTCTCAAATCTCAAACAGCTCAAGCTCTTCAACCTCTTCATGAACAGATTGCATGGCTCTATTCCAGACTATGTCGCCGATTTGCCCGATTTGGACACTCTAGGCCTTTGGATGAACAACTTCACAGGCATAGTACCTCAGAAGCTAGGTCAGAATGGGAAGCTGCAGCTGCTGGATTTGTCCTCAAATAAGCTCACCGGTAACATCCCGCCAAACTTGTGTTCCTCCAATCAGCTAAGGATACTAATTCTGTTGAAAAATTTTCTGTTTGGGCCAATCCCTTTACGCTTGGGGACTTGTTCTAGTCTGACTAGAGTCCGACTGGGGCAGAATTACCTGAATGGTAGCATTCCAAATGGCTTAATTTACTTGCCTCTGCTCAATCTAGCAGAGTTGCAAGACAACTATCTTTCCGGCACCTTGTCGGAAAATGCCAATAGTTCATCACAGCCTGCTCTACTAGGTCAGCTGAATCTGTCAAACAACCTCTTATCCGGTTCTATACCGTATTCGGTTTCAAATTTCTCTTCCCTCCAAATCCTCTCACTCAGTGGAAATCAGCTCTCAGGTCCAATCCCACCATCTATAGGCCAACTGAGTCAAGTACTGAACCTTGATTTAAGCCGCAACTCACTCTCGGATGAAATTCCTGTGGAAATCGGAAACTGTTTGCATCTGACTTACCTTGACATGAGTCAGAACAACCTCTCTGGCTCAATCCCATCCGAAATCTCCAACATTCATATACTGAGTTACATCAACATGTCAAGAAATCACTTGAACCAGAGCATACCAAAATCCTTGGGAACCATGAAGAGCCTCACAACTGCTGATTTTTCGTTCAATGACTTGTCCGGTAAACTACCCGAAACGGGGCAGTTTGCCTTCTTCACAGCTTCCTCATTCGCAGGGAATCCCCATCTTTGCGGTTCCCTCTTGAACAATCCATGCAATTTCACTACAATCACAAACACACCCCGAACGGCTCGTGCAGACTTGAAGCTGATTTTCGCATTAGGCCTGCTCATATGCTCGCTAGTGTTTGCGGCTGCAGCCATAATGAAGGCCAAATCTTTCAAAAGAAAAGGCCCTGAATCATGGAAAATGACAGCATTTCAGAAGGTGGAGTTCACAATCTCGGACGTGCTGGAATGCGTCAAAGATGGAAATGTGATTGGGAGAGGAGGAGCAGGCATTGTTTACCACGGTAAAATGCCGAACGGAGTTGAAATTGCAGTGAAGAAGCTTCTTGGTTTTGGATTTGGTCTAGCACCCAACAGCAGCCATGATGACCATGGATTCAGAGCTGAAATCCAAACACTAGGCAACATTCGTCACAGGAACATTGTGAGACTCCTGGCATTCTGCTCAAACAAGGAGACCAATCTACTTGTTTACGAGTACATGAGGAATGGGAGCTTGGGAGAGGCATTGCATGTCAACAATAAGAAAGGTGGCTTGTTCTTGAGTTGGAATTTGAGGTACAAAATTGCAATTGAAGCTGCCAAAGGCTTGTGCTATCTCCACCATGACTGCTCCCCATTGATCCTTCACCGAGACGTCAAATCCAACAACATTCTGCTCAATTCCATCTTCGAAGCACACGTCGCAGATTTCGGCCTTGCCAAGTTCTTGATCGACGGCGGCGGAGCATCCCAGTGCATGTCAGCAATTGCAGGCTCTTACGGCTACATTGCCCCTG AGTATGCATACACATTAAGGGTGGATGAGAAGAGCGACGTATATAGTTTTGGTGTTGTCTTGTTAGAGCTTCTAACAGGGCGTCGGCCGGTGGGTGAGTTTGGCGAAGGCGTCGACATAGTTCAATGGTCTAAAAATGTAACAAATTGTCGTAAACAAGACGCCGCAAACATTGTTGATCCAAGGCTCGCTGTATCTGTGCCCAAAGATGAAGCAATGCACTTGTTCTTCGTTGCAATGCTATGCGTACAAGAAAACAGTGTGGAGAGGCCAACAATGAGAGAAGTTGTTCAAATGTTGTCAGAATTTCCTCGCGCACACTCTCCCAACTCCTCCTCTAAGTCCTCTTCCTTATTACCTTCCCAACAATTAAATGACAAACAAATTGACATTACATGTCCTCCTAAATGTAAACAACATAATTTGGTTTAA
- the LOC126793967 gene encoding uncharacterized protein At5g49945-like: MGLAVPHLLTLLLLSFSLIFCPVLADSHFEGFEDADDIEDDLDSSSLPLTPTQTLLTATSQPDPDPLPDSESPKPSASASGFEYWDEDEFEGLPPDHPPTLKHDADDDDKAAPSPSPDSDSDPDPKPSGSPPPGFRSYTVEIACGGFLIVFIVNYLTGKRVNENIALAWATKYATKESIFDNNFSLLGVGDGDDSPLLLKEGQNVFKFYASGRRCCQGLLATMELKSRHDLISSIFNLVIPTTRDEINFEVYMNDDAMDHVVFAVARKKAAKAMQKEVPDLHKFATVLPPPSGRKWVSDDLAVISESKEVAGDLITEAVLDQVFGDKAFQKFGKNFIYMHFSDQHPGPTNKKMLLFKFALPDADSMADMTRLVALIPYYIDLIGRYKLSSQARSKTEAIRSKAALEAYKELQNTRQEALQRKKAERKKMMEEAEAKLSAESIRKKEAKERARQMKKAMPKMKMTRAG; this comes from the exons ATGGGACTCGCCGTCCCACATCTCCtcactctcctcctcctctccttctctctcatcTTCTGTCCCGTCCTTGCCGACTCCCACTTCGAAGGCTTTGAAGACGCCGACGACATCGAGGACGACTTGGACTCCTCCTCACTCCCTCTCACCCCCACCCAAACACTCCTCACCGCCACCTCCCAACCCGACCCGGATCCCCTCCCCGATTCCGAATCTCCCAAACCCTCCGCTTCCGCCTCCGGCTTCGAGTACTGGGACGAGGACGAGTTCGAAGGCCTACCACCAGACCACCCTCCAACCCTAAAACACGATGCTGATGACGATGATAAAGCcgctccctctccctctcccgaTTCGGATTCGGATCCGGATCCGAAACCCTCGGGTTCTCCTCCGCCTGGTTTTAGATCTTACACGGTGGAGATCGCCTGCGGAGGGTTCTTGATCGTTTTCATCGTCAACTACTTGACCGGAAAGCGCGTCAACGAGAACATCGCCCTGGCGTGGGCGACGAAATACGCGACCAAGGAGTCGATTTTCGACAATAACTTCAGCCTCCTGGGCGTGGGCGACGGCGACGACTCGCCTCTGCTGCTCAAGGAAGGCCAGAACGTGTTCAAATTCTACGCCAGCGGCCGGAGGTGCTGCCAGGGCCTCTTGGCCACCATGGAGCTCAAGAGCCGCCACGATTTGATCTCCTCGATTTTCAACCTGGTGATTCCGACGACGAGGGACGAGATTAATTTCGAGGTGTATATGAATGATGACGCCATGGACCACGTGGTGTTCGCTGTGGCCAGGAAGAAGGCTGCCAAGGCAATGCAGAAGGAGGTCCCTGACTTGCACAAGTTCGCCACTGTGCTTCCTCCTCCTAGTGGCAGGAAGTGGGTTTCCGACGACTTGGCGGTTATCTCCGAGTCCAAAGAGGTCGCTGGCGATTTAATCACTGAGGCTGTTCTTGATCAG GTTTTTGGAGATAAAGCTTTTCAGAAATTTGGAAagaatttcatatatatgcatttttcAGATCAACATCCAGGGCCTACAAACAAAAAGATGCTACTGTTTAAGTTTGCTCTACCTGATGCTGATAGCATGGCTGATATGACTCGTTTGGTGGCTTTGATACCTTactatattgatttgattggtCGGTACAAGCTAAGCAGCCAG GCCCGGTCCAAAACAGAAGCAATCAGATCAAAGGCTGCTCTAGAGGCATACAAAGAACTCCAGAACACTAGGCAAGAAGCTTTGCAAAGAAAGAAGgcagaaaggaaaaaaatgatGGAGGAGGCTGAGGCTAAGCTTAGTGCAGAGAGTATACGCAAGAAGGAAGCAAAGGAGCGTGCCCGTCAAATGAAGAAGGCAAtgccaaaaatgaaaatgaccCGTGCCGGCTAA